The nucleotide sequence AACATCCCGGTGGGCCAGTCGACTATGTCATCACCAACTGGCTGGCCTCGATGGAGCAGTTCACGATATCCGGGCTGCTCTCGGACACGCCGTTCGGCCGCATGCTGGACGGACCGAGCGCCTTCGACGGATCGCTCTGGACCCTTCGTTACGACCTGGCCTTCTATGCACTGATCGGCGTCCTGGTAGGCACCGGAGTGCTGCGCCGCTCGCCTCGGACAGTACTCCTGCTTGCCGTCGGCTGCTACCTGCTCCTCCTTCGTGACGTGATCGCGGCCCCGACCTGGACCGCCCGGCCACCAGCGCACGGTGCGGTCGGTCCGATCCCGATAATCGGAGCGTCCGCCGCCGACTGGACACTCCAGCTCGGCTTCGTCTTCCTGCTCGGCGCGGCTGCCCGACTCTACGCGCACCGCATCCCACTGCACGACGGATTGGCCGTAGCTGCCGCCGTGCTGTTCGTACTGACCTTCTGGCGAGGCGGGTTCTTCGCTGTCGGCCTGCCAGCCTGGGCGTACCTGATGCTGTATCTGGGAATCGCGCTGCCGCGCCGGCTGGCGTGGCTCGGGCGCGGACGGGACTACACGTACGGCGCCTACATATACGGGTTCCCGGTGCAACAGCTTCTGGCGATACTGGGTGCGCAGCAACTCGGACTCGTCGGCTATATCCTGCTGAGTCTGTTCGGCGCGCTGATCTTCGCGGTGCCGTCCTGGCACCTGGTAGAGGGCCCCGCCATGCGCTTCAAGCGGCGCGGTCCCGGCGCGACCTACCGGCCACGGCACGGAATTCGGCCGCCACTTCCGTCGGCGCAGGCACCGAACCGGTGATGCGTTCGGGATCGTATCTAGCGGAACATCTGAAACGGTTTTTCCCCGTTGATCGGCTGGCCATGTCCCGGTGTCGAGTTCCGACCATGGCCGAGGGTTTCCCCTCCGCTGTCCGGAACCGTGTGAACCCGACTGGACGCGGCCCGAGGTAATGCCGTGGTGGACGTATTGTCTTCGAAAGCGCCACAACGGTGATTTGTCGATGTAGATTTTGAGCATGATGCCTGGTGACGGCCGCCCGGCCGACGATGCGGATAACGGCCGGATCGACTCAGATGATCGCGCCGTGCCCTCGGTCATGGCGGAAATCGGTGCTCTCTGCGTCCCGCGGTCGCGATTCCGGAGGCTGGTCCCGGGGCAGCGTCGAGTCGTCCGTGCACTGGGACTGCTGACCGTTCTCGTGGTGCTGGCGGTGGCTGGTGGAGTTACCGCCGGTTGGCTCTATCTGAGGTCGGTCGACCGGCACATAGAGCGGCTGGACGTGTTCGGCGGGATGCCGCCGGAGCAGCGGCCGGAAAAGGTCGTCGAAGGACCGTTGAACTTTCTCGTTCTCGGCCGGGACACGCCGGAAGACGGTGGAACCAGCTCCCGGTCGGACAGCATCGTCCTGGTGCACATCCCCGGCAACCGGGAGGGGGTGTACGCGATATCGATTCCCCGCGACACCTGGGTGACCGTGCCGGTCGACCACGCCGGGCGGCCGGACGTACCAGCGAAGGTCAACGCCGCCTTCGCATGGGGTGGCGCGGCGTTGACGGTCCGCACCGTCGAACGGTTCAGCGGCGTACGGATCGATCACGTGGTCGAAGTGGACTTCGCCGGATTCGCCCGGATTATCGACGCGCTCGACGGGGTCGAGGTCGTGATCGAGCGGAGCTTCGTCGCGAGCGAACCGCCGTACCGGCCCTTCGTCCAGGGGCTCCGCCACCTCGATGGCGCGTCCGCGCTCGACTACGCTCGGGAGCGTCATGCCTTTCCGGACGGAGACTTCGCCCGGATTCGGCACCAGCAGGAGCTGATCGCCGCGATGATCGGAAAAGCGAGCCAGCGGGACCTGCTCACCGATCCCCGGCGGCTCAGTGAGTTCCTGCGCGCGACCGCGGCGGCGGTCAGCCTCGACAGGGGCACCTCGCTGCTGGAACTCGGCTGGCTCGCCCACGATCTGCGCGGCGCCCGGACCACCATGATCACCAGCCCGTCCGCCGGCACCGGCAGGGTCGGCGACCAGAGCGTGGTGTTCGCCGACACGGCAGGCGCTGGGCGGCTCTTCGAGGCAGTCCGCACAGACCGGTTGGCGGGATGGGCGGCATCGAATGCGGCTCGCTGAGGCTCGATCCCGGTTGGCCCGTGCCCCCCGCCCGACACCGGCCCGATCCGGAATGATACGCGGTACGAGATGCGCCGCGTCCCGCCAGGATAGTCACACCTGCCGGCATCGGCGGATCGCGCCGACCGTTGTCGGTCAGCGGGTGCGCCGCCAGTAGCGACAGGTCCAGTCGACCGCCACCAGCTCGTCGGTGATGTCGAACTCGGCGCGGAAGTCGTCCACCGCCTGCCGGCAGCCCCGTACCGCGTGGTAGTCGTCGATGATGACGTACCCGCCCACCGACAGCTTCGGATACAGCGATCGCAGGGCCACGCTTGTCGAGTCGTAGAGGTCGCCGTCCAGCCGCATTACCGCGATCCGGTCCACCGGCGCGCCCGGCAGGGTCTCCTCGAACCACCCGGGCAGAAACCTGACCTGGTCGTCGAGCAGGCCGTAGCGGCGGAAGTTCTGCTTGACCTGGGACAGCGAGACCGCCAGGAAGGGAACGGTCCACAACGCGTCCTCGACGTCCTCGACCCGATGCGCATCGGGCTTCGGCAGGCCACGGAACGAGTCTGCCACCCAGACCTTACGGTCGCGGTCGGCGTACGCTGCCAGCAGCGCACGCATGAAGATCACAGTGCCGCCTCGCCAGACGCCCGTCTCGATCAGGTCACCGGGCACCCGCTGTCGCAGTACATCGAGTACGCAGTGCTCGACGTTGTCCAACCGGCGCAGGCCGACCATCGTCTCGGCGTCCGGCGGCCAGTCCCGCCCGTTGGCCCGAGCGTCGGCGTCGAAGGTGAACCTGGAGACGAGTTCGAGGCCGCGCCGGTGCAGCAGCCGCTGCCCTCGACGGACCAGCGCGCCCCGGGCACCCTTGCGGCGAGGCTCGTACGGCTGCCAGGTCTCACCGAACGCGTACCTGGTCAGGGTTTTCTTCATCAACTCGGTGTACAGACGTCGGGGATCGTCGAGGTCGCCGCCGGACAGCTCCGGCGCCATCAGAATCTCACTCACAATGCTTTCCAATCGGTAGGAAGGGGCGGACGGCGTCACCGACGGTGCGCCAGCTCAGATGCCCTCCCGTTGCAGGGCTGCCCGGAACCGGGCCAGGATCGGCGGCTCCAGGTCAGAACTCGGCACCTGCTCCGGCTCGGCCCTTGGCAGGTGGCTTGCCGGCGGCGAATCGGTAAGCGGCCCGGGTTCGGGGACCGGCCGCGGCACCTCGGCCGGACGGTCTTGTCGCGGCGTGGAGAGGGTCCGCGCTCCGCTGGGCGGGTACGGATGGCCGGCAGCCGCGGCGGAGGTTGCTGCCGGGATCGGAGCCGCAGCGGAGGTTGCTGCCGGGATCGGAGCCGCCGGCACGGCGATGTCCGGCAGGCCGCGGTGCGGTCGCCGGCGCCCTGACCGTGCGGCCGGCCAGGCCGCCGAGACGGGAGCGTCCAGCTCGTTCGCCCCGCCGACGACCACCAGTCCCAACAGCGGTACGTCGAGCCTGCGCAGTAGCAGGGCTGCCCGACTGGCCTCACCCTCGCGAGTCCGGTCGGCGTGCACGACAAGCAGAACGGTGTCGGCGTGCTGGGCGAGCAGTGCGAGGTCGACGCCGGCGAGCAGCGGCCCGGCGGTGCTCACGACCACGCCGGACCGGCCCGCGAGCTGGTCCAGTAGGATGCCGACCTGTGCGGTGCCCGGCGGCTGCGCGCCGAACGAGCGGCCGATCGGGTCCGCCGGGACGACGGCGAGCGAGGCGACGCCCGACACCGGCTGCGGCACCCGATCCCCAGCGATCACCTGTTGCAGCGTGCAACGCTCGGAGCCGGGAAAGACCTTTGCCAGGGTGGGCTGACTGGTCCGGCTCTCGACAAGCGTCACCGGCTTGCGGTGTCGGGCGAGACCGAGGGCCAGCAACCCGGCGACCAGGTCGACCGAGGCGGTGTCCCGAATTCCCGCGACGAGGATCCGACAGCTCGACGACGTGGCGGTCAGCACGCTCACCGCGGCCACGGTGGCATCGACGGCAGCGGCGACCTCGGGTCGGTCGTACAACGGGATGGCCTGCGTGGATGGCCGACGCGGCAACGGGGGCAGGGCGCCGACGACTGGAAGCCGGAGGCACTTCTCGATCTGGTCGA is from Micromonospora sp. WMMD1102 and encodes:
- a CDS encoding acyltransferase, whose protein sequence is MLPTLAERYSAQHNAFGVLRLMLAAGVIIAHSWPLGFGLGSPGHLLSSGQTDVGALSLYGFFLISGFLITESGMRSSLRQYLWARILRVFPGLWVCLLVTAFGFAPLVAFLENGSLDGFWEHPGGPVDYVITNWLASMEQFTISGLLSDTPFGRMLDGPSAFDGSLWTLRYDLAFYALIGVLVGTGVLRRSPRTVLLLAVGCYLLLLRDVIAAPTWTARPPAHGAVGPIPIIGASAADWTLQLGFVFLLGAAARLYAHRIPLHDGLAVAAAVLFVLTFWRGGFFAVGLPAWAYLMLYLGIALPRRLAWLGRGRDYTYGAYIYGFPVQQLLAILGAQQLGLVGYILLSLFGALIFAVPSWHLVEGPAMRFKRRGPGATYRPRHGIRPPLPSAQAPNR
- a CDS encoding LCP family protein, with the translated sequence MAGGVTAGWLYLRSVDRHIERLDVFGGMPPEQRPEKVVEGPLNFLVLGRDTPEDGGTSSRSDSIVLVHIPGNREGVYAISIPRDTWVTVPVDHAGRPDVPAKVNAAFAWGGAALTVRTVERFSGVRIDHVVEVDFAGFARIIDALDGVEVVIERSFVASEPPYRPFVQGLRHLDGASALDYARERHAFPDGDFARIRHQQELIAAMIGKASQRDLLTDPRRLSEFLRATAAAVSLDRGTSLLELGWLAHDLRGARTTMITSPSAGTGRVGDQSVVFADTAGAGRLFEAVRTDRLAGWAASNAAR
- a CDS encoding TylF/MycF/NovP-related O-methyltransferase, translated to MSEILMAPELSGGDLDDPRRLYTELMKKTLTRYAFGETWQPYEPRRKGARGALVRRGQRLLHRRGLELVSRFTFDADARANGRDWPPDAETMVGLRRLDNVEHCVLDVLRQRVPGDLIETGVWRGGTVIFMRALLAAYADRDRKVWVADSFRGLPKPDAHRVEDVEDALWTVPFLAVSLSQVKQNFRRYGLLDDQVRFLPGWFEETLPGAPVDRIAVMRLDGDLYDSTSVALRSLYPKLSVGGYVIIDDYHAVRGCRQAVDDFRAEFDITDELVAVDWTCRYWRRTR